The proteins below are encoded in one region of Misgurnus anguillicaudatus chromosome 24, ASM2758022v2, whole genome shotgun sequence:
- the LOC129437230 gene encoding uncharacterized protein isoform X3, translating to MTTAGLRIGDQVVLEEDYDENYIPSEQEIHEYAVEIGIDPEREPELLWLAREGMVAPLPAEWKPCQDVTGEVYYFNFSTGQSTWDHPCDEQYRQLVILERERAQQARTLPAASGLGTGKKDKEKKKKKEKKDKKKEKKKDLESLRAPVLSGPLAPIRGLSDGSLRGSLGSLQPLKTSLGGVLVNSSAVVSCQEEKSADEETEEERLRDSGGLLRNLHLDLDALGGLQYEDSEVSETVPPEERTEPELQDLALSRDHSLDAPVEESEAGEPVQSLSSTDDVQRGFVSKFSENVFDLLELSPAVESKDIERVSKDANRCLLDDVTSAQIPHSPDNISHRPTTAHDRSDISAHREGDETDQRESDESEQTKGERQDTDRQTALEENSDEEEERDRQMQEDRRRLMEEKDRRLQLLRDTLMEEEKEEERRMKEESAEQLRLLKERLLKERREEEEKLTHTTHTQLKQLRYTHTDTHIYVYSIYKCLTGLFLCRDESEVKLRELRSELEAERDRVETENRRSLDHLRAESEEGLRAEKKRLQEKKEEQLSSIRLEAKLSDRQKDLRSPRPEKPLAEYQRELTDVLQEVREEVERDHRRKLEQLKEKHQHELQNLRETHLEQENRERERLLNCLQEERDDLISKHTTQLHKLQNMLDTQLQETHKTHSQKESVLHDLIKKLELQSKEIQTQEAELQAKESVLRKKRQQLCEEDDDIQREVQSLPRLMKENQELHDELQREREERERARCTMMKEREQLEKRLIDLQERCQQLTCRVSELEEMNAASRMRDGEEEKEKKKKMKKKKSENHLRLEDLEASACSGESDISVDGVRQYMWNESVSLLRARQFLEKQDTLVSDRQAALQAAHSSLKDPMTESSAQQLYQNLQQEVKDLSELRETLQKGQTLLKEKEEKLNLLETSLTEEVSGEDGERSADRKVTFDVTESEMSSVYGHEGTVPVKVQQLADSLQLISGQLNSVLGALGSLTQKPNPPSLISPQVLRSSWAWPINSSPSLLQHRPTDMMHTTWSSLNTETSRAHMTNSSLSSLRPSAEVEGHRLQGLIDGNKRWLEAQRKNRNIPLFPNLRNTSSGLLQLSLDDNNQIKVHRY from the exons ATGACAACCGCGGGGCTGCGCATCGGAGATCAGGTGGTGTTAGAGGAAGACTAtgatgaaaactacattccaTCTGAgcaag AGATCCACGAGTATGCTGTCGAGATCGGCATTGATCCCGAGCGAGAGCCAGAGCTGCTGTGGTTGGCCAGAGAGGGGATGGTAGCCCCACTGCCAGCTGAATGGAAACCCTG TCAGGACGTGACGGGTGAAGTGTACTACTTTAACTTCTCCACGGGTCAGTCCACCTGGGATCATCCCTGTGATGAGCAGTACCGTCAGCTGGTGATTCTGGAGAGGGAACGAGCCCAACAGGCCAGAACTCTTCCTGCCGCTTCCGGCCTCGGTACAGGAAAGAAAGAcaaagagaagaagaagaaaaaggaaaagaaagacaagaaaaaagagaagaaaaaagATCTGGAGAGTTTGAGAGCTCCGGTG TTGTCAGGTCCTTTGGCTCCTATCCGGGGTCTGTCTGATGGATCTCTCAGAGGATCTTTGGGCAGTCTTCAGCCTCTTAAAACATCTTTAGGG GGTGTGCTGGTGAACTCCAGTGCTGTTGTGAGCTGTCAAGAGGAGAAAAGTGCTGATGAAGAGACGGAGGAAGAG AGGCTGCGGGACTCAGGTGGGCTTCTGCGTAACCTGCATCTGGATTTGGATGCTCTGGGAGGTCTTCAGTATGAG gACAGTGAGGTCAGTGAAACGGTTCCTCCTGAAGAAAGAACAGAACCTGAGCTACAAGACTTGGCTTTATCTAGAGACCACAGTCTAGATGCTCCTGTAGAG GAGTCTGAAGCTGGTGAACCTGTACAATCTCTCTCATCCACTGATGATGTGCAG AGAGGATTTGTGTCCAAGTTCTCAGAGAATGTGTTTGATCTGCTGGAGCTGTCACCTGCAGT ggaGAGTAAAGATATAGAGAGGGTCTCTAAAGATGCAAACAG GTGTCTGTTGGATGACGTTACATCTGCTCAGATCCCTCATTCTCCAGACAACATCAGCCATAGACCCACGACCGCTCACGACCGCAGTGACATCAGCGCCCATCGTGAAGGAGACGAGACCGACCAGAGAGAGAGTGATGAGAGCGAGCAGACGAAAGGAGAGCGACAGgacactgacagacagacagctctGGAGGAGAACAGTGATGAAGAGgaggagagagacagacagatgcagGAAGACAGGAGACGACTGATGGAGGAGAAGGACAGGAGACTGCAGCTCCTGCGAGATACTCTGATGGAGGAGGAGAAAGAGGAGGAGCGGAGGATGAAGGAGGAGAGCGCCGAGCAGCTCAG ATTACTGAAGGAGCGGCTACTGAAAGAGAGACGAGAAGAGGAAGAGAAATTAACACACACAACGCACACACAACTTAAACAACTCAggtatacacacacagacacacacatatatgtatacagtatatataaatGTCTTACTGGTTTGTTTTTGTGCAGGGATGAGAGTGAGGTGAAACTCAGAGAGCTGCGTTCAGAGCTGGAGGCTGAGCGTGATAGGGTGGAGACTGAAAACAGGCGGAGTCTGGACCATCTGAGGGCGGAGTCAGAGGAGGGGCTTAGAGCAGAGAAGAAACGACTGCAGGAGAAGAAGGAGGAGCAACTGTCCTCCATCAGACTAGAG gCTAAACTGagtgacagacagaaagatttGAGGAGTCCACGACCAGAAAAACCTTTAGCAGAGTACCAGAGAGag ctcacAGATGTTCTTCAGGAAGTTCGAGAGGAAGTTGAGAGAGATCACAGAAGAAAACTAGAACAACTGAAAGAGAAACATCAACATGAGCTACAGAACCTCAGAGAGACACACCTGGAGcag GAGAACAGAGAGAGGGAGCGTCTGCTGAATTGTCTTCAGGAGGAGAGAGACGATCTGATCTctaaacacacaacacaactACACAAACTGCAGAATATGCTGGACACACAGCTACAGgagacacacaaaacacactcaCAGAAG gagTCAGTGTTACATGATTTGATAAAGAAACTGGAGCTACAAAGCAAAGAGATTCAAACACAAGAGGCTGAACTTCAAGCAAAA GAATCAGTGTTAAGAAAGAAGAGACAACAACTGTGTGAGGAAGATGATGACATTCAGAGAGAAGTAcag TCTCTCCCTCGACTGATGAAGGAGAATCAGGAGCTTCATGATGagctgcagagagagagagaagagagagagcgagcgagatgTACGATGATGAAGGAGAGAGAGCAGTTAGAGAAGAGACTGATAGACCTACAAGAGAGATGtcaacaactcacctgtagagtcag tgAACTGGAAGAGATGAATGCAGCTTCCAGGATGAGAGATGGAGAAGAAGAgaaagagaagaagaagaagatgaagaagaagaagagtgAGAATCATCTACGTCTGGAGGATCTGGAAGCGTCGGCTTGTTCAGGAGAGAGTGACATCAGTGTAGATG gtGTGAGGCAGTACATGTGGAATGAgagcgtctctctcttgcgggCGCGTCAGTTTCTGGAGAAGCAGGACACTCTTGtgtcagacagacaggcagcgCTACAGGCAGCTCACAGCAGTCTGAAGGACCCCATGACTgaaagctccgcccaacagctCTACCAGAACCTGCAGCAG GAGGTGAAGGATCTGTCTGAGTTGAGAGAGACGCTTCAGAAAGGTCAAACTTTACTCAAAGAAAAAGAGGAAAAATTAAATCTCTTGGAAACATCACTAACTGAAGAG GTGTCAGGTGAGGATGGCGAGAGGTCAGCTGATCGAAAAGTGACATTTGATGTGACCGAGTCAGAGATGAGCAGTGTGTATGGACACGAGGGAACAG ttcCTGTAAAGGTGCAGCAATTGGCTGATTCTCTACAGCTGATCTCAGGACAGTTAAACTCAGTTTTGGGTGCTTTGGGGTCACTCACACAAAAGCCCAACCCGCCCTCTTTGATCTCCCCTCAAGTACTTCGCTCCTCGTGGGCGTGGCCTATAAACTCCTCCCCCTCACTTTTACAACACAGACCAACAGACATGATGCACACGACCTGGTCCAGCCTGAACACag AAACCAGCAGAGCTCATATGACGAACTCAAG TCTGTCATCTCTGCGTCCATCAGCAGAGGTCGAAGGTCATCGTCTGCAGGGTCTCATTGACGGAAATAAACGTTGGCTGGAGGCCCAGAGGAAAAACCGCAACAT TCCTCTGTTCCCAAATCTCAGAAATACATCCAGTGGATTATTGCAGCTCAGCCTCGACGACAACAACCAGATTAAAGTTCATCGATACTGA